The sequence TGGATGAATAGTCGCCAAATTGTTACCACTGAAATCGATTGTTTAATAGCTAATCCATTAAATTTACCAAATTGTTATAACCTTAATTTTGTATGAAATACCTTAAATACCCCTCTGGTAGTAGTGCTTTTGTAGTTGTTGCAATAATTGTCATTACTACATGTTTTGTTTCCTTAACCTACGCGCAGGACGTTGCGGCCAATTATAAATATACCCGTGTAGATCCGGCGCCATTTGCCGATAATGCCGGGCACTGGTATGCCATATTCGATAAGAATAACATGATCAACGCGCGCCCGGGACGACCTAAGTACGACCCGACCGAGATCACCAGGATTGCCGATAATATACTGCTGTTTCAAAAAAGCAACGGCGGCTGGCCGAAGAACTACGATATCTTCGCTGTACTGACCGATGATCAAAAGGATAGCGTATCTGCTGCCCGTAACGAGTTACACACCACCTACGATAACGGCAGCACTTATACCCAAATAGCCGTATTGGCCAGCGTGTACACCGTAACCAAGGTAGAGAAGTACAAAACAGCGGCTTTGAAGGGTTTCGATTTTATCCTGAAATCACAATACAAAAATGGTGGCTGGCCACAATATTACCCGCTGGAAAATAATTATAGCCGTTGTATCACCTTTAATGACGGCGTTTTTGAGGGCATCGTGGAGTTGTTAAAGGATGTGCAGGATAATGAACCGCAGTACGCTTTTATCGATGCTAAAACCCGGGCAAAATTGGCCGAAGCATATGATAAAGGGATTCAATGTGTTTTAAAAGCACAGATAGTGGATAACGGCAAGCCCACCGCCTGGTGCCAGCAGCATGATGAAGTTAGCCTGCAACCCGCCTGGGCCCGCAAGTTTGAACCGCCAAGCATTTGCAATAAGGAAAGCGCCGACCTGGTGCTGTTCCTGATGAATATTGACCATCCGAAAAAGGAGGTAGTGGACGCCATACAAAACGCGGTAGCCTGGTTTAACGAATCGAAGATCTTGAATACAAGGGTGAATACCATCGCTGCCCCCCGGATGGTTACACCATTCCGCGTATCTGTAAGCGACAGGGTAGTGGTGACCGATAACACTGCACCTCCAATATGGACACGCTATTATGAGTTAAAAACGCATCGCCCATTGTTTTGTAATCGCGACAGCAAGGTGGTGTATTCGCTTGCCGAAGTTGATCGTGAGCGCAGGGATGGCTATGGCTGGTATACCTATTCGCCGCAACAGGTGCTGAATAAATACCCGCAATGGCAACAGAAGTGGGCTGCCGGGGTGGATGTGTTGAAGAAGTAACTCGAGTGTTGTTGGGTTGAAGTTGAGCTTGAACCCCAATTAGCGCTTTTTACAAAATCAACCCGCTATTCTAACGCGAGCGAAGAACTGCCTCTTGAATGAAACGAAAAATCCCGGGCTATGCATTACCGCTTTGCTAATCGGGGATGTTTCGCTATGCTCAACATGACGGAGTTAATTGATTAAGCGCTGACGCGAATAATAGCCAGGAATTTTTTTATAAAAATACTCTATAACTAAATGAACATTCATTTATATTTGTAACGAAATATGCGTACAAGAGATACAGAAAAGGAAGAACTGGTAAAGGAAAAGGCCATTGAGTGCATTGTAAAAGATGGGCTGGAGGGCTTTAGTATGAATAAACTGGCCCGGATGTGTGGGATATCGGTAGCCACTTTGTACATCTATTACAAGGATAAGGATGACCTTATACTGAAAATAGCCCTGGAAGAAGGCGACAGAATGGGGGATGCCATGATCCGCGACCTGGATCCGGAACTCTCGTTTGAAGAGGGCTTGCGTATACAATGGCGCAACCGTTACGAGCACATGATGGCGCGCCCCAACATGAGCACGTTTTTTGACCAGGTGCGCTCATCAAGTTACCAGGAAAAATTTGTTGAGCAGTTTTTGTCCAAGTTTAAGGTTATCGTTGGTCAGTTTATGGATAATGCGGTAGCACGCGGCGAGATAAACGAAATGCCTTTCGAGGTCTATTGGTCGGTGGCTTTTGCGCCATTGTACGCATTGATACGCTTTCACATGGAGGGGCAAAGCATTGGCGGAAAACCATTTACTATGACCGACGATATACTTTGGCAAACTTTCGATCTGGTTGTTAAAGGCTTAAAGAATTAACAATTTTTTTATGCCTGATTAATGAATGAACATTTATTTACTAATTGTATGGAAAACTTTGATCACATACACATATTCAAGACCAACATTTGCACCGATGTTGACAGGCAAACCATCCATGAGTTGCTGGACGGCGATGTTGCCATAGAAGGGTGGACCCTCGACACCGAAGACGAGGACAAGGTGCTGCGCGTGGTGAGTTGCACACTGCAGCAACAACAAATTATCGACCGTATCAATTCTAAGGGCTATATCTGCTGTGAATTGATCTAAAAAAATTAAAACACAAATGAAACAACAACAAACAGAACCTATACCATTTACCGGCTATCAAAAGCTGGTGTTATTTTTATTGGCCATCACCCAGTTTACGGTGATATTGGACTTTATGGTGATGTCGCCACTGGGCGATATGCTGATGAAATCTATGGACCTGAAGCCATCTGCCTTTGGTGTGGCCGTATCGGCTTATGCCATTAGCGCTGGTATCTCGGGGTTACTTACAGCCGGCTTCGCCGATAAATTCGATCGTAAAAAGCTGCTGTTATTCTTTTACACCGGATTTATTGCCGGTAGTATATTCTGCGGTCTATCGCATTCCTTTGTCCAACTGGTGGCCGCGCGTATTGTTACAGGCTTATTCGGTGGGGTTATTGGCTCTATATCCATGGCCATCGTTACCGACTTGTTCGCTATTCAGCAGCGTGGGCGTGTGATGGGTTACCTGCAAATGGGCTTTGGCGCCAGCCAGGTATTAGGTATCCCGATCGGCTTATACCTGGCCAACCTTTGGGGCTGGGAAATGCCGTTCTTTATGGTGGGCGGCCTGGCTATTTTAGTAGCGCTGGTAATTATGCTGAAGATGCAGCCCGTTGATAAGCACCTGGCCCTGCAGCACGATAAATCGGTATTAACTCACCTTTGGCATACGCTTGCCCGTCGCGAGTACCGCGTGGGCTTTATGGCTACCGCTCTGTTAAGCATCGGCGGCTTTATGATGATGCCATTCGGCAGCGCCTTTGCAATCAACAACCTGGGCGTAACCAATGCGCAATTACCCTTATTGTTTATGATATCGGGCATCAGTTCCCTTATTGTGATGCCGCTGGTTGGCCGACTGAGTGATAAGATCAGCCGCATAAAATTATACCTTATCGCATCGGTATGGACGATGATCATGTGTGTGGTTTATACCAATCTTACCTTAACCCCATTTTGGCTGGTAGTTGTACTGAACGTATTGATGATGGCCGGTGTGTTAACCCGTATGATCCCGTCATCAGCGCTCATCAGTTCGGTGCCCGATATGGAAGACCGTGGCGCCTTTATGAGCGTTAATTCATCGTTACAGCAAATTGCGGGAGGTATTGCAGCCACCGTTGCCGGGATGATCGTGTTGCAACCCACCAAGTTCAGTCCGCTGCAAAATTATAATGTGGTGGGGTATGTTATTGTGGTGATATCCATCATCAGCATTCTACTGCTGTACCGGGTGAGTAAAATGGTGGATAAAAAGACAGGCACTAACCCGCCAGTTGTGGTAGAGGATGAGGTAGTGGTGAGCGAGGGGTATTAAGCATTATTTCCAAACCGTCATTCTTAGCTATTGTTGATGACGCACCGTTTATAAGCCTTACGAAGTTTTGAAAACATCGTAAGGCTTTTTTGATATAGCCACCGACGTGATCACTTTTAACTTTATACTATGGGCAACTATAACCAAACGCAAACCGTAATAACTAAAAGTAATAGGCAATATAGTTATCATTGTTTTGAAGGTAGTTTTATCCCGGCTATTTAGTATACTCACCAAAACGGAGCGGAGGCAATTATTTGCAATGGCCGGCCTCGACCTGCTGATGAGTTTGGCCGATGTGGCCTTTTTAGCCGCGTTGCTGTTTATCATCCGTGTTTATACCGGTGGCAATACGGTGGGAAGTAGCTTTGCGAATTATGCGGAGCTTATCATCCAAAAACCAGTAATGCTAACCGGCGCCTTTCTTGTGCTGTACACGTTTAAAAACATTGCAGGGGTATGGATATTAAAATGCCAGCATAATTACGTGTTTAGGGTATCGTCAAGGTTATCTGAAAAAAATATAAATAACTATTTTAATGGCAGTTATGCAGATTATGTGCATACGGATTCCTCCATCCGCGCAAGGCATATCAGCAATGTGCCAATAGAGTTTAGTAGCTATGTTTTAACTAACCTGCAGCAGATCATCGCGCAGGGGATGCTCATTATTTTTACCGTTTCGGCCATCTTATTATATCACCCGGTGCTGTTTGTATTATTGCTGCTATTGTTATTGCCACCTGTAATTTTATTAGGCTGGTTTAGTCGCGGACAGCTTAAAAAGGTACGTGTACAGATCAAGCAAAGCAGCGCAAAGGCGTTGCAATACCTGCACGAATCACTGGCTGGTTATGTAGAGGGGAATGTTTATCATGCATCAGGCTTCTTCATCAAACGCTATCTTCAGCATCAGCAACAGCTTAATCAAAACATCGCTACCCAGCAAACTTTGCAGGGTTCATCGTCGCGGTTTATAGAAGTGTTTGCCCTTCTGGGCTTTTTTATCCTGGTGGTGATCAACAGTTATTTTAGCGGAAGGGATACTATTGATGTACTAACCATCGGTGTGTTTATGGCTGCGGCTTACAAGATCATCCCCGGTGCGGTGCGCATACTGAACAGCGTTACACAGATGAAAACGTATAGCTTCATTTTGGATGACCTTGCAAATGAAGCTTTACCAAAGGAAAATGTAACGACATCAGGGAGGAGTTCCGGAATAAACAATATCCGCTTTGATAATATTAGCTTTAAATTTAAGGACCATAATGTGGTGGATAACCTAAGCTTCGGGTTGCAACCCGGCGATATTGCCGGGATATCTGGTGTATCCGGTCGCGGTAAAACAACTATTATTAATTTATTGCTGGGATTTTTGCAGCAGGATAGTGGTTTGATATTTATAAATAACGAAATTAGTGATATCGCGTATCGTAAAACCTACTGGCAAAGGATAGCGTATGTAAAGCAACAAGCTTTTTTTATTAATGATACCATCCTGAAGAACATTACTTTAACAGAAGATGGTTTTGATAAAGCAAGGCTGGATAAGGCTTTGCAGATAAGTGGTTTGGATGTGCTTTTAAATACATTCCCTGAGGGAATAGATAAATTAATAAAAGAGCACGGTAAGAACATCAGCGGGGGACAACGACAGCGGGTTGCACTGGCACGTGCGCTGTACCATGATCACGATCTGCTGATACTTGACGAGCCATTTAGCGAACTGGACGAGGATGCTGAGCGGGAAATATTGACCCGTTTAGGCAGCGATAATACTAAGGGTATAATGGTGCTTTTAATAACGCATAACAAAGCAAGTTTGTGCTTTTGCAATAAAATTATTTTAGCCTGATGAACGCTAAACCTAAAACATTGGTAATATTAAGTCCGGGGTTCCCTAAGGATGAGGGGGATACCACGTGCCTGCCATTACAACAGGTCTTGCTGAAAACCATCAAGCAAAACCACCCCGAACTGGAATTGCTGATCATCGCCTTTCAATACCCTTTTAAAAAGCGAAATTATAGCTGGCACGGCATCCCGGTGATGGCATTTGGCGGCAGGGGCAGGGGCAATGTGTTACGTGCTTATAATTGGGCTAAGATTTGGGCGGCGCTGACTGGTATCAATAAAAAAAGAAATATACAGGGAATCCTGAGTTTTTGGCTGGGCGAATGTGCCTTTATTGGCGAACGCTTTGCACAAACACATCATCTGAAACATTATTGCTGGATATTGGGCCAGGATGCCAAACCAACTAACCGTTATTATCAACTAGCCCGCCTGCATGGCGAATCGATGCTGGCCTTATCTGACTTTATAGCCTCAAGCATATACATTAACTATGGGATGATGCCGAAGCATATTGTCCCCGGTGGACTGGATACCACTATGTTTGCTAACGGAAATTCAGAACGCGATATCGATATTTTAGCAGCAGGATCGCTGATCACGCTGAAGCAATACCATTTGTTTATAGAAGTGGTTTGCCGTTTAAGGCGGCAGAACCCCAATATTAAAGCTGTTTTATGCGGCGAGGGGCCGGATAGAACGCGCTTGACAAGCATGATCAAACGGTTAAAAATGGACGAGCACATTACGCTTGCAGGCGAATTGCCGCATGCAGATGTGCTCAAACAAATGCAGCGTTCGAAGATTTTCCTGCATACTTCAAGTTACGAGGGATTGGGCATGGTTTGCCTGGAAGCATTGTATGCAGGTGCGAAGGTGATCAGCTTCGTGAAACCGATGGACGCTGAAATTGCCAACTGGCACATCGCCGATAGTACTTTAACCATGGCCAATATAGCCCATGATATACTAAAGGATACCAGTACCATTTATTCGCCTATGCTTGTTTATGATATTAACGATATCGCCAGGCGGATAGCCGACCTTTATGCGGTTAGTCCTTCTACTATCGCTTTAAAGCGCGTTGTAATGGCTTTAAATGAAAGTGTGGCGTTGTAATGAGTTAAAACCTCGGCCCGCTTTTGTTGCACATCTATTTGCCTGCTTTTTTGCAGGGCGCAGAACAACGCATCCTCCTTACCGGCTTCATACAATATCCCGCAGTTTCCATTATCGGTTATCATCCTGAAAGATGGAATATCGGTTATTACAGGGATGCATCCACATGACATGGCCTCGCAAACCGCCGCGCCGCCGCTTTCGTAATGTGAAGTGGAGATAATAAAATCGGCGCTGTTGAACCAGTATAATAATTCGTTGTGAGGTACTTTACCTATCAGTATGATGTTTTTCCTACAGTGCAGAGCGGCATCAAGCAGTTGCTTAATGGCAGGCAACAGATTATTGGTTTGGTAGATAAGGTACAATTTAGCCGCAGGGTGTATCTCCAGATAGCGTAAAAATGATTTGATGGCCATTAAGGGATCTTTATTGCTATCGAGGTTACCTATCCACAAATACGAGGGTTGCCCGTTTACTCCTGTTTTTGATAGAGCCGCCTGCCGGTTAACCGGCGCGAATACTGACGAAACCGGCATTAATTCGTGAATTTTATCAGCCCGGCTGATATTGCCGCTGCTCTGCCACTCATCGCCCATTTGTTTCGATGCGAACAGGTAGGCATTTATGCTTTTGTCGGATACCCTGTTGATATATTTTTTTATTCCGTTGCCCGGCCGTTCGGCACGATGTTGTATGATGATCCTTACTTTTTTTCCCAATATCAGTCGCAGTTGCATAATTTCCAGCGGATGCTGCAAACCGTTGATGATAACAACATCGGGCTTTAGCTTTTTTACATATTTGTGTATCCGGTAGGGGAAATGGGTTTTCTCGCGGTTGAGGTTTACAAAACGGTAATTTACGTCCTTGTGAACGTATTCGCCAACATAATCAATTTGCTTAATGTAATAAACAGTATCGGTCTCGGACAGACATTCAGGCATACCGGCATAAGGCGCTATCCGGTTGATCCAGCTTTGCGGGGTATCAAAGCCGGGCGAGTAGTAATAGCCGAGGAAAACGTAAATCATCGCTGTGTGTTTTAAAATAGCCCCTCCATGCTTTTGTAATTACCCTGTTGCGCCTGCAAAAAGCCTACATGATACAGCGATGCCGGGTTTTGCCTGATCACTCTTTTATTTACCACTTTGCCAAGCAGCAGCATGTGGTATCCCATTTTTTGATGATGAACGATCTCTACCTCCTTATACCAACCCGAAAATTCGGGCACCGGGAAACCGAACATCTCGCTGTTAGATACACCAAAGCTTAGTTGGCCTACAGGCGTAGGCACCTTGCTGGAGTGCTTGCCCAGGTTATAAACTGTATCGATATCTACGTTACTGGTATCGCAGATAACCACTTTTTTTGCTTCAAGTATTTTATCAAGCGTGATGTTAGTGGTACGCAACCCAAGCAGGTATAATCCCTCGGCTTCGATATAACTATGGATATCCATCGGGAAGATATTGCAATAATCGGCATCGCGGTACGATACAATGATAATGCTGCGTGGGTAAGAATATAATGCGCTGATCACTTCGCGGTGATGGTAGGTATTGTTCTTCGCCCGCAGTAAATAGCCGAAGAATACCAGGCGATGCAGTATGCTTAGCTGATAATTGCCGACTTTTAGAATCTTATAAAGCAATAAAACCCCGTGCTCCGTCTGTATCTGTTCAATTAATGAGACCCAGATGCGTGCATTAAGCGTATCCTCATTTATAAATTCAATTTTGGAAAATTGGAGATCGGCCATATCCGCCTGTTTTTGCGGCAACCAAACGGCCATGCAAAACGGGGCCAGGCAGATCATCCCATGCTGGCGGGTGATATCGAAACTGTAAGGGCCGCTTGTCAGCATCACCCGCTCGGCAATCTCATCTGCCTGCAAACGGGTGATCATAAAGGCCTGTATCTTGCCGGCACGTTTAAAAAAAAGGTTCTTGATCAGCATGGCACAGGTGTTTATTTTAAAATGTATCGATATCAGCCGCGGTAAATTTTATGCGGTTAAGTGGAAGCCGCTCGCCCGTTTCCTTAAAAATTACCTGGAACGAGGGCGCCGACCAGTAACGCTCGTTAAAAAGACCGTGTAGTTTTGTGCCCGGGCTCGATTGAAATATTACCTGCTTAACCCCAAGCCGGCGTGCCAGTTGCAACACAGTATGCATTACCCTGCTGAAATTATTAGTAGCGAGGCATATATCGCCTATAATAAGCCCATTGCTTATCTTTAACCAAACCAGTGCGTGTTTGGCCCTTATCACCACGGTAGGGCTGTATGTTTTATAACGAAAATGATCATCAGTTCGATAAACCCCGTCAAAGCCCTCATTTAGCGCTGAGTTATTTATGCCCTGCTGGGCAACGCTATATTTCTTGAGGATTTTATTGGCGTAAGCCGTGTACAGATGTCGCAACATGGGCAACTTTTTAAGCTTGTGCTCCCAATTATAACGATGGACGGGGATCACAAAGCAGTCCATGGTATCGGCAACCTGCCATCCCAACTTATCAACATAACCAGGCAGCGCATTTTGGTTGGGGAAGCCAAAAACGGTATGTATCCCGTTCTCGCGGCATAGTTCTACAGTTAAGCTGGCCAATTTTAAAAACAACCCCCGCCCCCGGTGATCCGGATGGGTCATAGCATCGGCAGCCTGGGCTGTTGATATTTTTTTATTGCCATGCTGCAACAGGCAGGGGAGCGCGCCATAAAACGCAACCGGCAAACCATCCTGGTTATAAGCGATGTAACCCATATACTTTATGCCCATATAGGCCGTATTGTACTTGCCCCTAAAAAACGCAATACTTTGTTCACGATGATACACTGCTTTGAACAGGCGGCAAACATCCCCAATGTCATCAGGCGATAGGCGCTTTATATTATATATATCGATGGGCTTACTCATATCGCCTGTTTACTGTGGCATGCATTTGATTATTGACAGATATAAACGGATTTATCACAAAGCGCTCATGCATGGCAGGGTTTTCTTTATCCTGTTCAAACAGAGAGTCGAGTAGCAGTAGTTTATCGTATCCTGCATTTATACACGTATTAACAACATCGGGATCATAGCTTCCATAAGGAAAAGCAAAACTATCAACTGATTTTTGTATGATGTTTTCGAGATAGGTTTTTGATTGTTTTATCTCGATAATTGATTTTTCTAAACTAATATTAGCCAAGTCGTTATGATAATATCCATGTGAGCCGATGGTAACATATGGTGATGCGGACATCTGCTTTATCTGTTCCTCTGTCATTTGCAGCCAGTAGTCTTCATCCTTTGCGTTCTCCCGGAACGGCGCCAGCGGGTATAATTCTCCCATCACAACTACCTTTTGCTCAAAACCAACCTTACGCAGACTATCGGCCAGTCTTATACCAGTGTTGGTGTCATAATAACGATTAACCCTATCCTTAACAAACACCCCATCTTTTATGCCGATTCGTGCCGGGCCATATTTGCTGACGATGCTTAAGAAATCGTTCCACAAAATGTCATACCCGGCCTGCCGGATGGCTGTTATAAAGAATGTAGCCGGTACCCGGTACTTTTCAAGCAAAGGCAAAACGTATTTGTAGTTATTGGCAAAGCCATCATCAAAAGTGAGGCAGACATTGAATTTATCCGGGTGGAATTTCTGATCGTAATAATCCTGCAGTGATAAGATATGGAAATGCTTTGTATAATATTGCAGGTGCCGTTCAAAGGTTTTCAGCGTTAAAAAGAGGGTGTTGAACCGGGTATGATCATCCAAACAGATACCGTGATACGTGAGGATGCGGCTACCCTTAACACCTTGATAAAAACCTGCATCCAAACCCATACCATGCCTGATATCCCGGTACAGGTGTACGGCATTTCGGCGTACTTTGGTTTGGATCTTCTGCGCTAAATTCATTTAATTAATTATGACAGGTGCAATGCACAGGGAACTGTGCATCAGTATAGTATCGCTTAATATCGGCCATTAGTTTAGGCAGGTCGCCATATACATATTTGTATACGCCACCAATCCTTATCTTGCTGAAATTTTGCTTCGGCAGTTGATTCAACTGGCTGTATAATATCTCATCGAATAAGCGGATATTACCTTTATGGATTACCAAAAGTATATCTGCAGGACCTATAGACAGCAGGTTTTCTATCGTATTCGGTGCGCCTTTCAGGCGGGCTACAACTATATCGGCGTCCCGGCCGGAGGCGATGATCCCGGCATTCAATTCCCATGTCTTTGCCGCACTGATAGTAAGGTCATTATACAACTCCTGATCATCTAAATATCCTGCTTTACGGGCTGTGCGGATATGCTCCCAGATATTCCAATCGCCGGTAAGCGTCGAATCGGTACCAAAAAGCACCTGTGTATAATTCTTCAACCGGTTAACAGGGGCAGTTACACCCAGCATAAAGTAATTAGTTTGCGGGCACCATACCAATGCCTTAAACTCCTTAGCCTGCCTCGGGGTCATGGCTACGCCGTGAACGCCGATCATTTCACGGTGCAGTAAGTTCCAGTTTATTAATTGGTCTATCTCCGTTTCGGCGGCTTTATCAATGCCTTCACCGGTATGGATCACTACAGGCATGTTCTTCCTCAGCGGGTTATTTAACCGGCGCTTCCACTGCTTTTCAAACTGTACCGAATGTAGCGACTGACAATTATCTAAAATGGTAACAGGGGAGTTGCTGATGGGCAATTGCTCACCGTGGTTCACCACTGTGGTTACTCCGCACAGCAGGTTTTTGTACACGCCCCATTGCGTGCGCAGGTTTTGCGGTACGTTTAAAACGGCGGCAATTTCCTGCGGATATTTTTTATGGATATAGTTGCCCCACTCGGTATAGTTTTGATATTGGCGGTCACCCAGTTGGGAGAAAAGGTTAAAATCCAAATGATCGTGCGAGTTGATCAGTCCCGGGAAGATCACAGCATCGTTAAAAACAAGCTGCGTATTATCGTCATGCACATCGGTAGCATCAACAATAAGCCCCCCGCTGATATGGATATCAACCTCCTCATTACTGCCAACCCGGTACACATTGCTCAGTTTCATGCCTTTTGTTTAAAATGCAGGCCATAAATAATAGGCATCCCCTTAAATTTCTCATACACGTGCAGTGCGTTCTGGCTTTCATAATAATGCTTCAGGGTCTCGTCGATAATGATCTGCTGCTCGCTCACTACTTCCCAATCTTTAAGACTCATAATAGCCTTTATGCTGGCCAGCTGATGCACAAAATTACGTACCGCGATATGGCTGCCGTTATGTTTAAACGTGCGCTGCCCGCCCATATCCAGGGCTTGCGGATGGAAATCGGTGATCAGGATATCGCCGTTATTTTTCACTATCCGGCACCAGTTTAACAGACTGTTTTCTAAGTTTTTAATATGTGCTACCGTAAGTGTAGATACAATGATATCGAAGTTATCGGTTGGGATATTCAGCAGCGAATCGTTAGTTACCAGTTCGGTATCGGCCTGTGGAAATTTTTCCTTTAAACGGTTCAGCATCCCGGCCGATACATCAAAGCCGGTAATATGTGCCGGTTGCCATTGCAGCATCT comes from Mucilaginibacter mali and encodes:
- a CDS encoding ABC transporter ATP-binding protein; protein product: MAGLDLLMSLADVAFLAALLFIIRVYTGGNTVGSSFANYAELIIQKPVMLTGAFLVLYTFKNIAGVWILKCQHNYVFRVSSRLSEKNINNYFNGSYADYVHTDSSIRARHISNVPIEFSSYVLTNLQQIIAQGMLIIFTVSAILLYHPVLFVLLLLLLLPPVILLGWFSRGQLKKVRVQIKQSSAKALQYLHESLAGYVEGNVYHASGFFIKRYLQHQQQLNQNIATQQTLQGSSSRFIEVFALLGFFILVVINSYFSGRDTIDVLTIGVFMAAAYKIIPGAVRILNSVTQMKTYSFILDDLANEALPKENVTTSGRSSGINNIRFDNISFKFKDHNVVDNLSFGLQPGDIAGISGVSGRGKTTIINLLLGFLQQDSGLIFINNEISDIAYRKTYWQRIAYVKQQAFFINDTILKNITLTEDGFDKARLDKALQISGLDVLLNTFPEGIDKLIKEHGKNISGGQRQRVALARALYHDHDLLILDEPFSELDEDAEREILTRLGSDNTKGIMVLLITHNKASLCFCNKIILA
- a CDS encoding MFS transporter, whose translation is MKQQQTEPIPFTGYQKLVLFLLAITQFTVILDFMVMSPLGDMLMKSMDLKPSAFGVAVSAYAISAGISGLLTAGFADKFDRKKLLLFFYTGFIAGSIFCGLSHSFVQLVAARIVTGLFGGVIGSISMAIVTDLFAIQQRGRVMGYLQMGFGASQVLGIPIGLYLANLWGWEMPFFMVGGLAILVALVIMLKMQPVDKHLALQHDKSVLTHLWHTLARREYRVGFMATALLSIGGFMMMPFGSAFAINNLGVTNAQLPLLFMISGISSLIVMPLVGRLSDKISRIKLYLIASVWTMIMCVVYTNLTLTPFWLVVVLNVLMMAGVLTRMIPSSALISSVPDMEDRGAFMSVNSSLQQIAGGIAATVAGMIVLQPTKFSPLQNYNVVGYVIVVISIISILLLYRVSKMVDKKTGTNPPVVVEDEVVVSEGY
- a CDS encoding TetR/AcrR family transcriptional regulator, yielding MRTRDTEKEELVKEKAIECIVKDGLEGFSMNKLARMCGISVATLYIYYKDKDDLILKIALEEGDRMGDAMIRDLDPELSFEEGLRIQWRNRYEHMMARPNMSTFFDQVRSSSYQEKFVEQFLSKFKVIVGQFMDNAVARGEINEMPFEVYWSVAFAPLYALIRFHMEGQSIGGKPFTMTDDILWQTFDLVVKGLKN
- a CDS encoding glycosyltransferase family 4 protein → MIYVFLGYYYSPGFDTPQSWINRIAPYAGMPECLSETDTVYYIKQIDYVGEYVHKDVNYRFVNLNREKTHFPYRIHKYVKKLKPDVVIINGLQHPLEIMQLRLILGKKVRIIIQHRAERPGNGIKKYINRVSDKSINAYLFASKQMGDEWQSSGNISRADKIHELMPVSSVFAPVNRQAALSKTGVNGQPSYLWIGNLDSNKDPLMAIKSFLRYLEIHPAAKLYLIYQTNNLLPAIKQLLDAALHCRKNIILIGKVPHNELLYWFNSADFIISTSHYESGGAAVCEAMSCGCIPVITDIPSFRMITDNGNCGILYEAGKEDALFCALQKSRQIDVQQKRAEVLTHYNATLSFKAITTRFKAIVEGLTA
- a CDS encoding glycosyltransferase, whose protein sequence is MNAKPKTLVILSPGFPKDEGDTTCLPLQQVLLKTIKQNHPELELLIIAFQYPFKKRNYSWHGIPVMAFGGRGRGNVLRAYNWAKIWAALTGINKKRNIQGILSFWLGECAFIGERFAQTHHLKHYCWILGQDAKPTNRYYQLARLHGESMLALSDFIASSIYINYGMMPKHIVPGGLDTTMFANGNSERDIDILAAGSLITLKQYHLFIEVVCRLRRQNPNIKAVLCGEGPDRTRLTSMIKRLKMDEHITLAGELPHADVLKQMQRSKIFLHTSSYEGLGMVCLEALYAGAKVISFVKPMDAEIANWHIADSTLTMANIAHDILKDTSTIYSPMLVYDINDIARRIADLYAVSPSTIALKRVVMALNESVAL
- a CDS encoding GNAT family N-acetyltransferase; amino-acid sequence: MSKPIDIYNIKRLSPDDIGDVCRLFKAVYHREQSIAFFRGKYNTAYMGIKYMGYIAYNQDGLPVAFYGALPCLLQHGNKKISTAQAADAMTHPDHRGRGLFLKLASLTVELCRENGIHTVFGFPNQNALPGYVDKLGWQVADTMDCFVIPVHRYNWEHKLKKLPMLRHLYTAYANKILKKYSVAQQGINNSALNEGFDGVYRTDDHFRYKTYSPTVVIRAKHALVWLKISNGLIIGDICLATNNFSRVMHTVLQLARRLGVKQVIFQSSPGTKLHGLFNERYWSAPSFQVIFKETGERLPLNRIKFTAADIDTF
- the pelA gene encoding pectate lyase, translating into MKYLKYPSGSSAFVVVAIIVITTCFVSLTYAQDVAANYKYTRVDPAPFADNAGHWYAIFDKNNMINARPGRPKYDPTEITRIADNILLFQKSNGGWPKNYDIFAVLTDDQKDSVSAARNELHTTYDNGSTYTQIAVLASVYTVTKVEKYKTAALKGFDFILKSQYKNGGWPQYYPLENNYSRCITFNDGVFEGIVELLKDVQDNEPQYAFIDAKTRAKLAEAYDKGIQCVLKAQIVDNGKPTAWCQQHDEVSLQPAWARKFEPPSICNKESADLVLFLMNIDHPKKEVVDAIQNAVAWFNESKILNTRVNTIAAPRMVTPFRVSVSDRVVVTDNTAPPIWTRYYELKTHRPLFCNRDSKVVYSLAEVDRERRDGYGWYTYSPQQVLNKYPQWQQKWAAGVDVLKK
- a CDS encoding polysaccharide deacetylase family protein, yielding MNLAQKIQTKVRRNAVHLYRDIRHGMGLDAGFYQGVKGSRILTYHGICLDDHTRFNTLFLTLKTFERHLQYYTKHFHILSLQDYYDQKFHPDKFNVCLTFDDGFANNYKYVLPLLEKYRVPATFFITAIRQAGYDILWNDFLSIVSKYGPARIGIKDGVFVKDRVNRYYDTNTGIRLADSLRKVGFEQKVVVMGELYPLAPFRENAKDEDYWLQMTEEQIKQMSASPYVTIGSHGYYHNDLANISLEKSIIEIKQSKTYLENIIQKSVDSFAFPYGSYDPDVVNTCINAGYDKLLLLDSLFEQDKENPAMHERFVINPFISVNNQMHATVNRRYE